tctttccgcctctctgtctgtctatctgtttttcttttcgcctctctgtctgtctgtctgtctgtctagggttgtgggtggggacatgtggtggtgacggggtgaggggagggtcatgtgcacatgtgcgtgaGCATGTATGACTGCATCAGGTAAAACACCCCCTGTTTCCACGTGTTTCTACACAGGTGACTACCAGGCCAATAACTGTGAGGGCCACGCCGACTGCGTTCCCTGCCACATCCGCTTCCCGTCGTGCCGCGGGCAGAAAGATGGCCTCAACGCCTGGGCCGGCCGCCAGGGGTCGCCCTACTACGTCACGTGCCACCAGCAGCGCGTGCTGTCCACAGGCATGTGCAAGCAGGACGGCGCCGTGTCGGTGTTTGACGCGGAGACCCAGCAGTGTgtgaagaaggacgaggaggaagggagggtgccCCAGTCAGGGTCTGCAGCTCAGCACGTgctgacaccccccctcccccaacacgccTTCATCCCGCCCCtcaacacccacctccaccaccccgcccTTCTCAGCAACCTGCCCGCCACGTCACAGAGCAGGCCCCGGGTTCCTCAACCAGTCAACACCCCAAACCGGGACCAGTTTAGCCCAAACCAGAACCAGTATCAGTCCtggtaccagcagcagcagcagcagcagcagcagcaaatcgTGCATGTGCCTTTCTTGAGGATTTAGAATGGTTATATTTAGTATTCCACTAAAGAACACTGGTCTGGGTGTGTGCGGGTGCAATACAGCAGGTTGAGAAATGTCTGATATGGTTTAGGTTTGGGTAGGGTGTGGATAAAGCCATGCTGGGTGACATCCTGAAGTCAAGTTATTGTGGGCtggggtcttggttcggtgaGGGTTTAGCCAAGGGAGTGAATCCTGCTTGTCTGTCCGGATGGGCGGTCCATCTGGTGTTTTGAGGGGGAGTCCTGGAATTGAATTCTTTCGTGTGGGCGATTTAAGTACtgttgggtgggatggggtgggggtttgatTACTGCTCAGAATACCAATTATAAGATACTACTTTATTTAGCTTCTTATAAGATACCACTTTATTTAAGTTCTTTCTTATTGTTTACTTGCTCAGTTAAGGTAACCCGGGATGTCTTCTTAAGATATCATGGTCAAAATACACGTTAATTTGGTGACTGTTCTTAAAGTTCCATGCCATCTACAATtgtaaaatactactactattactactaataataaagaaTTGAAGGCCCTGCTACTGAAGTGTCTGTCAAGATTATGATGCTCATGGAAAGGAAATGCATCCTGACAGCAGTTAAACTTTTATCTTATATTCTTGGTATCATGTTAACAGTTTCAGTATCTGATCATTCGCAATGCTCTGAGTTTTAttttctgtacctgtctgtctgtttgacacacacactctcacacacacacaacactaccaccatcaccaacaccactaccaccaccgccaacacacacacacacacggatctgtGCATGCGGGAACACAAGCATACACTCCTAACCCTTTTCCCCTTCTGAATGGTCTTCCAGTTCTTTTCtgtcgtcttttgtgaagggagAGAAGACTGTGCCTTCAATCACGGTTTGTCCGTTGCAAGCTGATAGCTGGTCTATCATTGTCTACCTGTCCTGTGCATGCTGGTCTATCATAGTCTACCTGTCCTGCGCATGCTGGTCTATCATAGTCTGTTCAGATTGGTCAGGTCAACATGTATGCTGGTCTGCATGCAGGCCTTCTATTGATCACTTCTGAATAAAGAAATCGTGCACTTCACCTCTGCCTGATGTGTTGTAAGAATAAACATGCAAatgatatgggtgtgtgtgtgtgtgtgtgtgtgagggggtggtggtggtgggggcagagacagtggcacagacagtggcacacacacacacacacagattaaagcAGTGACATTCCTGGGTAACTAGACCAAGCCGCACTCTTAAATGAAAATAGAACATAACACCACAAAAGACAAATGTAAGAAAAATCACTGAAATAATTTTTATTTGCGCCAATACCTGTTAATTCAAGTAAACTcaacacaagcatacatacacgaCGTGATAAGTTCAAATTCTCAACTAACTTTCAGCCATGCAGCACTAATCAACTGTTGAATATAAATgacaaaaggaaaataaagaaggaaaggaagaaagaaaacttgagcataagaaacaaagaaaggaagaatgaaagaagaaagaaagaagaaagaaaggaaggaagaaaggaaggaagaaagaaagaagcgaagCAAAGGACTTTGTGTTGAATCCATAGGATCTTTCGTATGCAATAAAGtgaacgcttgtgtgtgtgtgtgtgtgtgtgtgtgtgtgtgtgtgtgtgtgtgtgtgtgtactagcgtATAACAGTgcacatgagagacagagatagagagagagagagagagagagagagatttacaactGTAACCGGAAGTATGTTTCATCGTCCGATCGTTCGTAAATGATGCCACTGATCAGATGCGTTCCCAAAGTTCGGACAGAATGACCCATCATACTTCTTGACAGTGGatacacaacagacacactgtcactgttttCGTTCCCAAAGTTCGGACAGAATGACTCATCAGACTTACTGACAGTGGatacacaacagacacactgtcactgttttCGTTCCCAAAGTTCGGACAGAATGACTCATCAGACTTACTGACAGTGGatacacaacagacacactgtcactgttttCGTTCCAAaagaacacaacagacacactgtcactgttttCGTTCCAAAAGAACACAACTGACACACGTGTCACTGTTTTCGTTACAGCACGTGGTGACTACAAAACCTGTGCCCCACACACCTGAGCCACGACAGCCAATGACGTCATTTTCATTATATTTGAAGGCAGTCAACATGTCACTTCCAGAAACAAACAGGTCACTTCCAGTTGCCTGACTCGGCATGGGTGGTACATACCTTCCCGTGCAGTGGCAGAATTAGATCATCGCTGTTCATCACGGGCAGCAGTACTCGTGTTCGTGTCATCCCTTCCCCCTTCACAACTGAAACCTCTGGCTCTTGACCACACGTTCTCTGGACATCCCGAGATCGGCGGGACCAGGACATGCTGACGTGCTATCAGGAAACATACTCTGTAGTATGGCACAGCCCACTTCAATGCAAACATTTCCCCTGTCTGCAATTCCTTAGCCTGTCAACTTACTCTCGAATACTTACCTAGAATACTGCTTCTACTAAATAAATTGAGAGTCATATATAGGTAGTTGTCACAATGAAGCAGAGAGACCTATATAGTTGTCACAATGGAGCAGAGAGACCTATATAGTTGTCACAATGGAGCGGAGAGACCTATATAGTTGTCACAATGGAGCAGAGAGACCTATATAGGTAGTTGTCACAATGGAGTGAAGAGACCTATATAGTTGTCACAATGGAGCGGAAGAGACCTATATAGTTGTCACAATGGAGTGAAGAGACCTATATAGTTGTCACAATGGAGCAGAGAGACCTATATAGGTAGTTGTCACAATGGAGTGAAGAGACCTATATAGTTGTCACAATGGAGCAGAGAGACCTATATAGTTGTCACAATGGAGTGAAGAGACCTATATAGTTGTCACAATGGAGTGAAGAGACCTATATAGTTGTCACAATGGAGTGAAGAGACCTATATAGTTGTCACAATGGAGCGGAGAGACCTATATAGTTGTCACAATGGAGCGGAGAGACCTATATAGTTGTCACAATGGAGTGAAGAGACCTATATAGTTGTCACAATGGAGCGGAGACCTATATAGTTGTCACAATGGAGCAGAGAGACCTATATAGTTGTCACAATATAGTTGTCACAATGGAGCAGAGAGACCTATATAGTTGTCACAATGGAGCAGAGAGACCTATATAGTTGTCACAATGGAGTGAAGAGACCTATATAGTTGTCACAATGGAGTGAAGAGACCTATATAGTTGTCACAATGGAGCAAAGAGACCTATATAGTTGTCACAATGGAGTGAAGAGACCTATTATAGTTGTCACAATGGAGCAGAGAGACCTATATAGTTGTCACAATGGAGCAAAGAGACCTATTATAGTTGTCACAATGGAGCAGAGAGACCTATATAGTTGTCACAATGGAGTGAAGAGACCTATTATAGTTGTCACAATGGAGCAGAGAGACCTATATAGTTGTCACAATGGAGTAAAGAGACCTATTATAGTTGTCACAATGGAGCAGAGAGACCTATATAGTTGTCACAATGGAGCGAAGAGACCTATATAGTTGTCACAATGGAGTGAAGAGACCTATATAGTTGTCACAATGGAGCAGAGAGACCTATATAGTTGTCACAATGGAGTGAAGAGACCTATATAGTTGTCACAATGGAGCAGAGAGACCTATATAGTTGTCACAATGGAGCAGAGAGACCTACACAGCCCGTTGCTGGCTGTCTTTGGGGTCCAAAGACCTTTTGGTTTCTGCAGTTCATCCATGAACTCTAGTGGTCCTCAATTCTACGTAAGTGATATGAGTTGAAGAAAATGGTGGGGCATTGGGGGCTGGCGGTGGGGATTGGagtagggagtggtgggggggcttgtggcgtgggggaagggagaagggggggggagaggaacaaAGCATGAAGGTGGCTCTGTACGCCCCACTCCACTGGCTGTCAACTACCCAACAGACATGATTGGAGCGACAACAGTGTTGTCATTCTGCACACAGTCTACACAATAGGTTGTCGACAACAACGTTCTTCctggagaaagacaaacaaaactggcaataAATAACATTAATGCTGCAGAACCAGGAACCTAATCGACACACTGATGGACGCCAGCACACTGACATATCCTCACATCTCAACACGTACGTTTTCAACATCagcatgaaaagagaaaaaagaggaacAATAGAATTATTGACAGGACAAAATTCACAACATGAATGCGAACATTCCTATACTTTCTGTTTCAGAAGAatccatgcgcacacacacacacacacatatatatatatatatatgcttgtgtgtgtgcgcgcgcgcgggcgcgcgtgcgcgtgtgtgtgtgtgtacatttgggAAGTGCTGTATGCCAATCTTAAGGAACAGAattaaaaatgtatataaaaagggAATCcctatatgcttgtgtgtgtgtgtgtgtgtgtgtgtgtgtgtgtgtctgtgtgtgtgtgaaacaaaaaaattgtCTTTCATGTAGGGATTCccttattatatatatttttaattctGTTCCTTAAGATTGGCATACAGCACCTGCCAAATGTCCGGCATACAGCACTTAACAGCTGTCAGGATTCTGTCctattgtcttcttctctcttggTTTAGGACCATTTTATTCCTGTTCATTATGATGGGCATACCACTTCACAAATGTCAACAGTttccattttctttatttttggtggtttgttcatatatatattttttctctttgttttaaatttttatgTTTCTTGTAACATTTCTGTtacaagacgaaaaaaaaaaaaaaaatggtggggacacgcactcacgcagactatacatatatatatctatatctatggtCAAGGGacagaaggaagcagggctcaacttctggagacgttttcccttgcaacacctgtgggaagtgctgcgcatccagaatcagcctcttctcccatatgaggacacacaccaacttatctgcctgcctgcctactcatcagtCGGACCGACGTGAGACTccatcattcatatatatatattttttgtatttgtatttgtgtgtgtgtgtatatatatatatatatatatatatatatatatatatatatatagagagagagagagagagagagagagagagagagagagagagagagagagagaggggtacattATTTTGGCCGTAAAATGTAGGGCGCGAAAACTGTATTGCCTATGTTTCGTTGAAGGTTTTTCTCTGGCAtatttctgtgttgtgttttcacCCTTCGTTGGCTTTTGGAACGGTTGGGCTGTGATGAACCCTCTGGATCTGACGAACCCTGCTGTGTTGTACACAGTGTTACCATGGAGACAAGTCGCTTGCTGTGCCACGAACCTAacccagagagaaagacagtcagtagTCTACATGGCTATTGCCATCGACAAAATAATCATTTCCAGTGATCCAAGGAATCATTTCAACCGTTTTAAATTACTGTGATTAACGGcagtgttttgttattttgtgaatccACGAATATGAGACACGGACACGACAAAGTCTGGCACTGTAACAAAGGTCAACAGTAATTGTATCCCCAGAAGTTCAGTAAGCGATCTGCTGTCACTGTTGTCGCTCTTAGATTTCACTCAAGGGCAAACAAATTAACTGATTAAAAATGTTTATATTATAACtggaagaaaataacaaaaatctGATAATACTAATAAGTTTGAATGGCCAAAATATAACATTGATTACTGCTTGAGTGGTCTAAAGATACCATTGATCACCGTTGAGTGGTCTAAGATAACATTGATCACCCTCTGAGTGGTCTAAAGATACCATTTATCACTGAATGGTCTAAAGATAACACTGATCACCATTGAGTGGTCTAAAGATAACATTGATCACCGTTGAGTGGTCTAAGATAACATTGATCACCTTTTGAGTGGACTGAATGGTCTAAAGATAACATTGATCACCGCTGAGTGGTCTAAAGATAACACTGATCACCCTTTGAGTGGTATAAAGATACCATTTATCACTGAATGGTCAAAAGATAACACTGATCACCCTTTGAGTGGTCTAAAGATACCATTTATCACTGAATGGTCTAAAGATAACACTAATCACCATTGAGTGGTCTAAAGATGACATTGATCACCCTTTGAGTGGTCTAAAGATAACATTGATCACTGAATGGCTTAAAGATAACACTGATCACTGCTTGAGTGGTCTAAAGATAACATTGACCACCGTTTAAGTGGTCTAAAGATAACATTTATCACTGAATGGTCTAAAGGTAACACTGATCACTGTTTGAATGGTTTAAAGATATTTACAAAGTTAGAAATACACATACTCTTCAGAAAAGAAACAACGTACAAAAAAATGGTATGGTTGCATGCAAattaaaatgaaaggaaaatgcttATGATGGATGTCAATTTTTTCTGCTGAAGAGTCGTACATTGTGCCCCTTTTGTGATTGTCTGTGTTACGTTTTATCTAAGTACCGTGGAAATGTAAATTTCAAACATCAATGATCTCCCCGagtgtatgattatatatattttaCATAGGATATATCTACTATTGTATACGCATTTTCCAAATACCTTGTGTTGTTTAGAAATCAGAGTGAGACGGACTGTTGTCCATTCAATTCATTCGAAAAATCAGAAGCACATAACATTACAAACTGTGATTTACGATGAGGAAAATTGACACTGTTGAGTTCAGAATTTTTGTTCTCTTGTGATGGAAACAATAGGTACTACACATACCATCAACTGAAAATATCACGAGTCACAGtagaaaaagacaaaataaattgATCAAACAAACCTGCAGATACATTCGTCTCTAATAACACGTATATTATTTGCATAATCAATGTACACATATATCACATGATTGTTTCATGAAAAAGAAGTCACAAAACAAACTGTCACTGTTGTTTTtaggaaaaagaaatcacaaaacACACTGTTGATTTAGGAAATAGAAATCACCAAAACGCACTGTTGATTtaggaaaaagaaatcacaaaacACATTTTTCCAGGCGGCTGTACAAACCTGTTGGAACACACCCAGACCAAACATGAAAGGTGAAGGTCATCTATTTTAAGCTGATGACATAAGGGTTCATCCCTCAAGACTGAGTGCTGATCAGCTACACACTATAAAGTTAACACCTCCTCCAGGTTACAGTACTGATCAGCTACACATTGTCAAGTTAACACCTCCAGGTTACAGCACTGATCAGCTACACACTGTCAAGTTAACACCTCCTCCAGGTTACAGTACTGATCAGCTACACACTGTCAAGTTAACACCTTCACGTTACAGTACTGATCAGCTACACACTGTCAAGTTAACACCTCCTCCAGGTTACAGTACTGATCAGCTACACACTGTCAAGTTAACACCTTCACGTTACAGTACTGATCAGCTACACACTGTCAAATCAACACCTCCAGGTTACAGTACTGATCAGCTACACACTGTCAAGTTAACACCTCCAGGTTACAGTACTGATCAGCTACACACTGTCAAGTTAACACCTTCACGTTACAGTACTGATCAGCTACACACTGTCAAGTTAACACCTCCAGGTTACAGTACTGATCAGCTACACACTGTCAAATCAACACCTCCAGGTTACAGTACTGATCAGCTACACACTGTCAAATCAACACCTCCTCCAGGTTACAGTACTGATCAGCTACACACTGTCAAGTTAACACCTTCACGTTACAGTACTGATCAGCTACACACTGTCAAGTTAACACCTCCAGGTTACAGTACTGATCAGCTACACACTGTCAAGTTAACACCTCCTCCAGGTTACAGTACTGATCAGCTACACACTGTCAAGTTAACACCTCCAGGTTACAGTACTGATCAGCTACACACTGTCAAATCAACACCTCCAGGTTACAGTACTGATCAGCTACACACTGTCAAATCAACACCTCCAGGTTACAGTACTGATCAGCTACACACTGTCAAGTTAACACCTCCAGGTTACAGTACTGATCAGCTACACACTGTCAAATCAACACCTCCAGGTTACAGTACTGATCAGCTACACACTGTCAAATCAACACTTCTAAGTTACAGCACCACACTACGTTCCTACATACTACTCACTCTATTGACATGATAGTTGACTGCTCACACTTTGacgttttcttatatatatatttcatttccaAAATGATTTGTATGACTACATGTTGCAgacacaactgaagacaaggaaaaaaaagcaatatgtGGTATTGTCACCAACCAACACCACTCCCCTTCCCATTGAAACCGAGGAATTGGCAATTATATCGCCACCTCTAAAGATCTATACGTTGCACAACCCCTCCCCTAAAAATGAACAAATTGCCTACTGATCCCCTTTACAAGCACAAGCATGCGATGTCTCATGATGACTTCACTGAAAACTGTTGACCATCCACATTGCTTTCGTGGTCTATTCTACTTGGAATGAAGACTTACTGTAACGAGACGCTTCACTCATTCTTTTCATTCCTCATAGCATTTACAACACAACCGTAACTAATCAGCACCGAACACACGCGCATTAGCATTTACATACCATTCACAGCTGCTAGCATTTTAAACACATGTTCAACATACCATTGTTACAGTAACTTGTACAATCGAATCACTATCATTTTCCAATGAAAACGAAAACAAGGAGAGAAAACGAACAAGATACTCATGTAACACCACGAACCGCATGTCGTTGAAAACAACGCTATCCTCTATCTACACCGAAAGATATGTCTGTCAGACATGTGACGCAGATACATCACCACAGCTTTGCTCCAGCTATCACCTAACTTGCTATCACATAATAACCAACTTGAGTATTGTTAcatcacacagacaaagaaaactgGTGGTACGATTGATACCTCACATCAATGACAGAACATGGAAATGTTGACAACTTTGAAAACATGAGATTTCTAACCTCCACGACCTAGACACAGTTAACCATGGACTGTCACATGTGTTCCGGTCCTTCACAACTACACCAAAGGGAATGGAATGTGTTTTACTTTATACACTGCATGTCACACAACTCAAACAATTGATATTTAAAATCCATTAATTTCTTTTCGTGCAATCTGCTATCTGTTCTGTTATGATAAC
This genomic interval from Babylonia areolata isolate BAREFJ2019XMU chromosome 8, ASM4173473v1, whole genome shotgun sequence contains the following:
- the LOC143285210 gene encoding uncharacterized protein LOC143285210, with the translated sequence MYTFAVLLLSVAFSWAYTPCTQRSFRDFRTDPSDCRTFYICSLGQLVSMRCPAGSVIDVHTRSCVPAHSFLDTCSGRQTTHHAPCPRGGSKSRVPHPTRCAQYYECGGMDGQRAATPGGRGWDRGQRECPYPFVFSAKDSKCVPLGPGVCGTREEPLDHCDYQANNCEGHADCVPCHIRFPSCRGQKDGLNAWAGRQGSPYYVTCHQQRVLSTGMCKQDGAVSVFDAETQQCVKKDEEEGRVPQSGSAAQHVLTPPLPQHAFIPPLNTHLHHPALLSNLPATSQSRPRVPQPVNTPNRDQFSPNQNQYQSWYQQQQQQQQQQIVHVPFLRI